The following proteins are encoded in a genomic region of Sander lucioperca isolate FBNREF2018 chromosome 23, SLUC_FBN_1.2, whole genome shotgun sequence:
- the LOC116040012 gene encoding E3 ubiquitin-protein ligase RNF31, whose amino-acid sequence MSSSPASIQMDEVKRRAQSLLSSSGSAQDVRVEVQTMAGIPLPLSEKYHHLGVEAMLRENMACRNRQEVLESLSRLVKALSILEKYGCNLTSPARPRYWRSVKHNNPVFRTTVDAVKGGRRVLYLYGYTNQQIDGLSFPDEVTEPDTPKVAAVTLEVMTLRAEVDMLIKGTHPHLECFQDIIPFIIQEDQLAGDAVVILPGEEQQADKPQVLALPPKPAQGHGGQPLKPSTGSSAASDCNLCGAPSSLVCPSCDNQHFCNACDDLFHRHPSRDSHKRDKIQKTKQVICTICGISAVHAQCSTCVQRLCENCDKLFHSHPDRRGHDRTIITPAKTSSPSLSPWECAHCTTVNEMRAVLCTTCERPRLATAASTVQESPMSLPTSPNTEWQCKSCTVVNQGSSILCEVCERPRLATRPPVAPVLSSPGSLSDSGTKWMCQFCTYVNTNPTVVCEMCNLSSKDSAGVSLPQSLEQTPSSTKDQPQLGVRPRPKPRVDVEVKRQKMMREDGLFLIHQIREAEKLGVSAEEVYAAICMCGSSNTNPCDWLKSELPHLLDEICAMAASVQLNYKAGDPGIQPMVERDGGDEEPNSPNVTGEGVKLSRAEAKLAWLSAGGDTDRAVRQLLRDRKLKMKELHSLGFRDVLKCEEALRLSGGEVKGALSLLQRPLLEPFHQRIWTDQPEPPIDPKHPDKQRMCRRLLALYDLPSWGRCELVLSLLQEPDATYSLEDVVQAVKESHDKDFIKRLLINECPICLSIFPRSKMQSLTSCQCSVCHECFGQHFTIAVKEKHIRDMVCPVCGEPDINDPEQLDSYFSTLDIQLRVCLEPDVYELFHKKLTEHALMKDPKFLWCCHCTSGFINDGDQLKVTCPSCRQSFCAQCKKPWEPQHQDLSCEQFQQWKRDNDPEYQRQGLAGFLRDNGITCPHCRFQYALTKGGCMHFSCSQCRYQFCSGCNNPYHKTACKTAHCIYTGLHAHHPRDCLFYLRDWEPPRLQALLQRSGVEFNTEPSNGTQTDACCVMEQKDEAGQQIDSPCGLQTQPGQAGLCEKHYREYLVSLINAHSLDPSPLYEANELIRACERYQVDTQRAENEDDNVYHARLLKKLMEVPLGEKVPRNK is encoded by the exons ATGAGCAGCAGCCCAGCATCTATCCAGATGGACGAGGTCAAGAGGAGAGCCCAgtccctgctctcctcctcgGGTTCAGCCCAGGATGTGAGGGTGGAGGTGCAGACCATGGCCGGCATCCCCCTGCCTCTGTCAGAGAAGTACCATCACTTGGGAGTGGAGGCCATGTTGAGGGAGAACATGGCCTGCCGCAACAGACAGGAG GTTTTGGAGTCTTTGAGTAGACTGGTCAAGGCCTTGAGCATCCTGGAGAAGTACGGCTGTAACCTGACAAGTCCCGCCAGGCCCAGATACTGGAGGAGCGTCAAGCACAACAACCCTGTCTTCAGAACCACTGTGGACGCTGTCAAG GGAGGCCGGAGAGTCTTGTATCTCTACGGTTACACCAATCAGCAGATAGATGGCCTCAGTTTCCCCGATGAAGTCACTGAACCGGACACTCCGAAAGTTGCCGCAGTGACGCTGGAGGTCATGACCTTACGCGCAGAGGTGGACATGCTGATTAAG GGCACCCACCCTCACCTAGAATGCTTCCAAGATATCATCCCATTCATCATCCAGGAG GATCAGCTGGCAGGTGACGCTGTGGTTATCCTGCCTGGAGAGGAGCAGCAGGCAGACAAACCCCAGGTCCTGGCTCTTCCACCTAAACCTGCTCAGGGCCACGGAGGACAACCTCTGAAACCATCAACAG GCTCTTCTGCAGCGAGTGACTGTAATCTGTGTGGTGCCCCTTCGTCTCTGGTCTGCCCATCTTGTGACAATCAACATTTCTGCAATGCATGTGATGACCTCTTTCACCGCCACCCCTCCAGAGACAGTCACAAGAGAGATAAAATACAGAAAACCAAACAAG TGATCTGCACCATCTGTGGGATTTCTGCTGTGCACGCTCAGTGCTCCACCTGCGTCCAGAGGTTGTGTGAGAACTGTGACAAGCTTTTCCACTCTCACCCTGACCGCAGAGGACATGACAGAACTATCATTACACCAGCAAAAACATCCAG TCCATCTCTGTCACCTTGGGAGTGTGCTCATTGCACTACAGTGAACGAGATGCGAGCCGTCCTCTGCACGACCTGCGAACGGCCTCGACTCGCTACGGCTGCATCCACTGTTCAAGAAAGCCCGATGTCACTTCCTACATCTCCCAACACAG AGTGGCAGTGTAAGAGCTGTACAGTTGTGAATCAAGGCAGCAGCATCCTCTGTGAGGTGTGTGAGCGCCCTCGGCTGGCCACTCGCCCGCCTGTCGCACCAGTGCTGTCCAGCCCAGGATCTCTGTCTGACTCTGGAACAAAG TGGATGTGCCAGTTCTGCACCTATGTAAACACCAATCCCACTGTGGTGTGTGAGATGTGCAACCTGTCGTCTAAAGACTCGGCTGGAGTTTCTCTGCCCCAGTCTCTCGAGCAGACTCCGTCCAGCACCAAAGATCAACCCCAGCTGGGTGTGAGGCCCCGACCGAAGCCCAGAGTCGACGTGGAAGTGAAAAGACAGAAGATGATGAGGGAAGACGGCCTCTTTCTCATCCACCAGATCAGA GAAGCAGAAAAGCTCGGCGTCAGTGCTGAGGAGGTGTACGCAGCCATCTGCATGTGCGGCAGCAGCAACACCAACCCCTGCGATTGGCTGAAGTCAGAGCTGCCTCACCTGCTGGATGAAATCTGCGCCATGGCGGCTTCTGTACAGCTAAACTACAAAGCAGGGGATCCTGGGATACAACCCATGGTGGAGAGAGACGGAGGGGATGAGGAGCCGAACAGTCCAAATGTCACAGGTGAAGGTGTGAAGCTGTCCAGAGCTGAGGCCAAGCTGGCCTGGTTGTCAGCAGGCGGAGACACCGACCGAGCCGTGAGACAGCTGCTGAGAGACAGAAAGCTTAAG ATGAAGGAGCTTCACTCTCTGGGCTTCAGAGACGTGTTAAAGTGTGAGGAGGCCCTGCGGCTGAGTGGAGGAGAGGTGAAGGGGGCTTTGTCATTGCTGCAGCGCCCTCTCCTGGAGCCCTTCCACCAGCGAATCTGGACGGACCAGCCCGAGCCGCCGATTGATCCCAAACACCCGGACAAGCAG AGGATGTGCCGGCGTCTGCTAGCGCTGTACGACCTGCCCAGCTGGGGGCGCTGCGAGCTCGTCCTCTCGTTGCTTCAAGAGCCAGACGCCACTTACTCTCTGGAGGACGTAGTGCAAGCTGTGAAGGAGTCGCACGACAAGGATTTCATCAAGCGTCTCCTCATCAACGAGTGCCCCATCTGTCTGAGCATCTTCCCCCGCAGCAAG ATGCAGTCCCTGACTTCCTGTCAGTGCTCCGTGTGCCACGAGTGCTTCGGGCAGCACTTCACCATCGCCGTGAAAGAGAAACACATCCGAGACATGGTGTGTCCCGTCTGCGGCGAGCCGGACATCAACGACCCCGAACAGCTCGACAGTTACTTTTCCACGCTGGACATACag TTGCGGGTCTGCCTGGAGCCGGACGTGTACGAGCTGTTTCATAAAAAACTGACTGAGCACGCTCTGATGAAAGACCCAAAGTTCCTGTGGTGCTGTCAC TGCACCTCTGGGTTCATTAATGATGGAGACCAGCTGAAGGTCACCTGTCCGTCTTGCCGCCAGAGTTTTTGTGCTCAGTGCAAGAAACCT TGGGAGCCCCAGCACCAGGATCTGTCCTGTGAGCAGTTCCAGCAGTGGAAGAGGGATAATGATCCAGAGTACCAGAGGCAGGGCCTGGCCGGCTTCCTGAGAGACAACGGCATCA CCTGTCCTCACTGCAGGTTCCAGTACGCTCTGACGAAAGGCGGCTGCATGCACTTCAGCTGCTCCCAGTGCAGGTACCAGTTCTGCAGCGGCTGCAACAACCCCTACCACAAG ACGGCATGTAAGACTGCCCATTGCATTTACACGGGTCTACATGCCCATCACCCCCGGGACTGTCTCTTCTACCTCAGAGACTGGGAGCCACCCAGACTACAGGCCCTCCTGCAG AGGAGCGGTGTGGAGTTCAACACAGAGCCTTCTAATGGAACTcaaactg ATGCTTGTTGTGTGATGGAGCAGAAAGATGAAGCAGGTCAGCAGATTGATTCACCGTGTGGCCTCCAAACACAGCCGGGACAAGCTGGCCTCTGCGA GAAGCACTACAGGGAGTATCTGGTGAGTCTGATAAACGCTCACTCGCTGGACCCCTCTCCGCTCTACGAGGCCAATGAGCTGATTCGGGCCTGTGAGAGATACCAGGTGGACACTCAGAGAGCAGAGAACGAGGACGATAACGTTTACCATGCTCGACTGCTCAAG AAACTGATGGAGGTCCCTCTTGGAGAAAAAGTTCCTCGAAACAAATAA